Within the Gloeobacter kilaueensis JS1 genome, the region CGCTCGCGGATCAGCCAGTTCCCCGGCTTCCTCCACCCACCCGGCTGCCAGCATCTGTTTGATGAGCCGGTAGAAGCCTCCTGTGCCGAGGCGAATCGCTCCCCCGGTGCGCTGCTCAATCTCCTTTGAGATGGCGTAACCGTGGCTCTCCCCGTCGGCCAGCGAAAG harbors:
- a CDS encoding PadR family transcriptional regulator, yielding MFHILLSLADGESHGYAISKEIEQRTGGAIRLGTGGFYRLIKQMLAAGWVEEAGELADPRAGGLRKRFYRLTASGRQVGQTEAERLAALVELARQRQFLADGEAMG